In Cicer arietinum cultivar CDC Frontier isolate Library 1 chromosome 7, Cicar.CDCFrontier_v2.0, whole genome shotgun sequence, a single window of DNA contains:
- the LOC101513310 gene encoding formin-like protein 18 isoform X1, whose protein sequence is MAMLRKLFFRKPPDGLLEICERVYVFDCCFTTEAWNEEKYKVYMDGIVGQLRENVPDASILVFNFREEETKSLMANIISEYDITIMDYPRHYEGCPVLKMELIHHFLRSSESWLSLGHHNVLLMHCERGGWLVLAFMLAALLIYRKVYSGEQRTLDMVYRQSPNELLHLLTPLNPIPSQLRYLQYVSRRNVALDWPPLDRALMLDCIILRFIPNFDGQGGCHPLFRIYGQDPFSADKSSKILYSTPRRSKNIRAYKQGECELIKIDINCHIQGDVVIESINLNDDMEHETMMFRVMFNTTFVRSNILMLNCDEIDVLWDAKDHFPKDFRAEILFSEMDAAASVIADGTSCFEEKEGLPIEAFATVQEIFNHVDWMNPKAEAALNVLQHISTSAIMNDKLDKVSDQHVETASSLRETGFKMPQRNSYEATQSRSSTKQPPNNDMSGKEDKTNKVDDIPQQANTSDIICQQTFCSSERRLDSSKCATGSSNIDIKLQASNLDSSGSVDASLSPGTPPLRPPSTAHAKEVQDSPAHKESPPRHILPLHSGHQSEDISYSPVSSSTPGTQLLSAFDSKSPAATVSRPSLSSVSSIQPSSLLSCRTPLNGIQPVKTRLESSPSQPPTPPPPPTPPLKDHKVITDGPLTPSPPPPPKKELLSAFNSTSTAANVSHPSLSSVSSILPSPPLSSKTPLNDILPDKTRLESSSSQPPTPPPPLKDHKVIRAGPPTPPPPPKKELLSAFHSKSQGATVSHPPLSSVSSIQPSPPLSSKTPLNDIPLVKTKLESFPSQSQTPPPPLKDHKVIRAGPPTPPPPPPSPPKKELHVEAGPPPTSPIPSPMNEQPHVRDGLSPPPPPLKAEQPATFKPPPPPPPPHHSREVASPTIAPPAPPPPPSATLSSGNPNPSSKKSPPAPPPPIPFGKEGLKPGSAFPMSLSVRSDGNNVSGTTGPQSSSPTGPKGRGLSPPKKELHVEAGPPPTSPIPSPMNEQPHVRDGLSPPPPPLKAEQPATFKPPPPPPPPHHSREVASPTIAPPAPPPPPSATLSSGNPNPSSKKSPPAPPPPIPFGKEGLKPGSAFPMSLSVRSDGNNVSGTTGPQSSSPTGPKGRGLSRTVGSKNNSKKLKPLHWMKLSRAVQGSLWDETQKSSEASKAPEIDMSELESLFSAAAPSSNTAKKSNVQSSVRPKSEKVQLVEHRRAYNCEIMLSKVKVPLRDLMGSVLALEESALDTDQVENLIKFCPTKEEMEIVKNYNGEKDKLGRCEQFFMELMKVPRVESKLRVFSFKIQFHSQVSDLRNSLNVVNAAAEEIRNSVKLKRIMQTILTLGNALNQGTARGSAIGFRLDSLLKLTETRARNNKMTLMHYLCKVLDDKLPEVLDFSKDIANLEPAAKIQLKFLAEEMQAINKGLEKVVQELSTSENDGPISETFRKKLKVFLCSAEAEVRSLASIYSGVGRNVDVLILYFGEDPSRCTFEQVVTTLLNFTRMFNKAHEENCKQLELEMKKTAESEKKKCESERILPTAIRTGNVK, encoded by the exons ATGGCTATGCTCCGCAAGTTGTTCTTTCGTAAGCCTCCTGATGGTCTCCTCGAGATCTGCGAGAGAGTTTACG TTTTTGATTGCTGTTTCACAACTGAAGCTTGGAATGAAGAGAAATATAAAGTGTACATGGACGGTATAGTTGGTCAGCTTAGAGAGAATGTGCCTGATGCTTCTATTTTGGTTTTCAATTTTCGTGAGGAAGAGACTAAGAGTTTGATGGCAAATATCATATCTGAGTACGATATTACTATAATGGACTATCCTAGGCACTATGAAGGTTGCCCTGTGCTCAAAATGGAGCTCATTCACCACTTTTTAAGGTCTAGTGAAAGCTGGCTTTCACTTGGTCACCACAATGTGTTGTTAATGCATTGTGAACGTGGTGGTTGGCTGGTTTTGGCTTTCATGTTGGCTGCATTGTTGATTTATCGAAAGGTTTATTCTGGGGAACAGAGGACTTTGGATATGGTTTATCGGCAGTCGCCGAACGAGCTTTTGCATTTGTTGACGCCACTGAATCCAATCCCTTCCCAACTGAGGTATCTGCAGTATGTTTCCAGGAGGAATGTGGCCTTAGATTGGCCTCCGCTCGACAGGGCACTCATGTTGGACTGCATCATTCTCAGATTCATCCCAAACTTTGATGGGCAAGGTGGTTGTCATCCGCTGTTTAGAATCTACGGACAGGATCCTTTTAGTGCAGATAAAAgttctaaaatattatactcAACGCCGAGGAGAAGCAAAAATATCCGGGCATACAAGCAG GGGGAGTGTGaactaattaaaattgatatcaATTGCCACATTCAAGGTGATGTCGTGATTGAGAGTATTAACTTGAATGATGATATGGAGCATGAAACGATGATGTTCCGAGTCATGTTCAACACAACTTTTGTTAGATCCAATATTTTGATGCTTAATTGCGATGAAATTGACGTTCTATGGGATGCTAAAGACCACTTTCCAAAAGATTTCAGAGCTGAG ATCCTTTTCTCAGAGATGGATGCTGCTGCATCAGTTATTGCAGATGGTACATCATGCTTTGAGGAGAAAGAGGGACTTCCGATTGAAGCATTTGCCACGGTTCAAGAGATCTTTAACCATGTGGACTGGATGAACCCAAAGGCAGAAGCTGCGTTGAATGTGCTCCAACATATAAGTACCTCTGCTATCATGAATGACAAGTTGGATAAAGTTTCTGATCAGCATGTGGAAACTGCCTCTTCTTTGCGTGAAACAGGTTTTAAAATGCCTCAGAGGAATTCCTATGAAGCAACACAGTCTCGGTCCTCAACTAAGCAACCCCCAAATAATGATATGAGTGGAAAAGAGGATAAGACAAACAAAGTAGATGATATTCCACAGCAGGCTAATACATCAGATATCATCTGTCAGCAGACATTCTGCTCATCTGAAAGAAGATTGGATTCCAGTAAATGTGCAACAGGGTCATCAAATATTGACATAAAACTGCAGGCATCCAATCTCGATTCATCTGGTTCAGTTGACGCTTCTCTCTCCCCTGGAACACCTCCTCTGCGGCCTCCATCGACTGCTCATGCCAAAGAAGTTCAAGATTCTCCTGCTCACAAAGAATCACCTCCTCGTCATATTTTGCCTTTACATTCAGGACATCAATCAGAAGACATAAGTTATTCACCTGTTTCTAGCTCTACACCTGGGACCCAACTATTATCTGCTTTCGACAGCAAGTCACCAGCTGCCACTGTTTCCCGTCCTTCACTTTCATCAGTTTCTTCAATTCAGCCATCCTCCCTGCTTTCTTGCAGAACACCTTTGAATGGCATTCAACCTGTCAAAACAAGACTTGAGTCTTCCCCTTCACAACCTCCAACTCCACCCCCTCCTCCTACCCCTCCACTAAAAGATCACAAAGTAATTACAGATGGACCTTTAACCCCATCCCCACCCCCTCCTCCCAAGAAGGAACTATTATCTGCTTTCAACAGTACGTCAACAGCTGCCAATGTTTCCCATCCTTCACTCTCATCAGTTTCTTCAATTCTGCCATCCCCCCCACTTTCTTCCAAAACACCTTTGAATGACATTCTACCTGACAAAACAAGACTTGAGTCTTCCTCTTCACAACCTCCAACTCCACCCCCTCCACTAAAAGACCACAAAGTAATTAGAGCTGGACCTCCAACCCCACCCCCTCCTCCAAAGAAGGAACTATTATCTGCTTTCCACAGTAAGTCACAAGGTGCCACTGTTTCTCATCCTCCACTTTCATCAGTTTCTTCAATTCAGCCATCCCCCCCACTTTCTTCCAAAACACCTCTAAATGACATTCCACTTGTCAAAACAAAACTTGAGTCTTTCCCATCACAATCTCAAACTCCACCCCCTCCACTTAAAGATCACAAAGTAATTAGAGCTGGACCTCCAACCCCACCCCCACCCCCTCCCTCACCTCCCAAGAAGGAACTACATGTTGAAGCTGGACCTCCTCCTACTTCTCCCATTCCATCTCCTATGAATGAACAGCCACATGTAAGAGATGGACTTTCTCCTCCGCCACCTCCTCTAAAAGCGGAGCAACCTGCTACGTTTAAGCCCCCACCACCTCCACCACCACCTCATCATTCAAGGGAAGTTGCTAGTCCTACTATAGCACCACCAGCACCGCCTCCACCTCCCTCTGCAACACTTTCCTCTGGCAACCCTAATCCTTCATCAAAAAAGTCTCCACCTGCTCCACCACCTCCAATTCCTTTTGGTAAAGAAGGTCTAAAACCAGGCAGTGCTTTTCCCATGTCTCTTTCTGTCAGAAGTGATGGAAATAATGTCTCGGGCACTACAGGACCTCAATCTAGTTCACCAACAGGACCAAAGGGACGAGGTCTATCACCTCCCAAGAAGGAACTACATGTTGAAGCTGGACCTCCTCCTACTTCTCCCATTCCATCTCCTATGAATGAACAGCCACATGTAAGAGATGGACTTTCTCCTCCGCCACCTCCTCTAAAAGCGGAGCAACCTGCTACGTTTAAGCCCCCACCACCTCCACCACCACCTCATCATTCAAGGGAAGTTGCTAGTCCTACTATAGCACCACCAGCACCGCCTCCACCTCCCTCTGCAACACTTTCCTCTGGCAACCCTAATCCTTCATCAAAAAAGTCTCCACCTGCTCCACCACCTCCAATTCCTTTTGGTAAAGAAGGTCTAAAACCAGGCAGTGCTTTTCCCATGTCTCTTTCTGTCAGAAGTGATGGAAATAATGTCTCGGGCACTACAGGACCTCAATCTAGTTCACCAACAGGACCAAAGGGACGAGGTCTATCACGTACGGTTGGGTCAAAGAATAACTCCAAAAAGTTGAAGCCGTTGCATTGGATGAAATTATCTAGAGCAGTGCAAGGAAGTTTGTGGGACGAGACACAAAAATCTAGTGAAGCTTCCAA AGCCCCAGAGATTGATATGTCAGAGCTCGAGAGTCTCTTCTCAGCAGCAGCCCCAAGTTCAAACACTGCCAAGAAGTCAAATGTCCAAAGCTCAGTTAGGCCTAAATCTGAGAAAGTGCAACTG GTTGAGCATAGGCGAGCATATAATTGTGAAATCATGCTTTCAAAAGTGAAGGTGCCATTGCGTGATTTAATG GGCTCAGTGTTAGCACTAGAAGAGTCAGCGCTAGATACTGATCAGGTTGAGAACCTCATAAAGTTTTGTCCTACGAAAGAGGAGATGGAAATAGTCAAG AATTATAACGGGGAAAAGGATAAATTAGGGAGATGCGAACAG TTCTTCATGGAGTTGATGAAAGTACCACGGGTAGAATCTAAGCTCAGAGTCTTTTCATTCAAGATTCAATTCCACTCTCAG GTTTCCGATCTTAGAAATAGCCTAAATGTTGTGAACGCTGCTGCAGAAGAG atCAGGAATTCTGTCAAATTAAAGAGAATAATGCAAACAATACTTACTCTAGGAAATGCTTTGAATCAAGGAACTGCCAGGG GTTCTGCTATTGGATTCAGATTAGATAGCCTTCTTAAACTCACGGAGACACGTGCAAGGAACAACAAAATGACTCTCATGCATTATCTTTGTAAG GTGTTAGATGACAAATTACCAGAAGTTTTAGACTTCTCTAAAGATATTGCTAACCTAGAACCAGCGGCGAAG ATCCAATTGAAGTTTCTGGCAGAGGAGATGCAAGCAATAAACAAAGGGTTAGAGAAAGTTGTACAAGAGTTATCCACTTCTGAAAATGATGGTCCTATATCAGAAACATTCCGCAAG AAATTGAAAGTTTTCCTCTGTTCTGCTGAAGCTGAAGTCCGCTCATTGGCTTCAATATATTCTGGTGTG GGCAGGAACGTGGATGTGTTGATTCTTTATTTTGGTGAAGATCCATCTCGCTGTACATTTGAGCAAG TTGTCACAACTTTGCTCAACTTCACTCGAATGTTCAACAAAGCCCATGAAGAAAACTGCAAGCAGCTAGAGCTTGAAATGAAGAAAACAGCAGAAAGTGAGAAAAAGAAATGTGAATCAGAAAGGATATTACCAACAGCAATCCGGACTGGCAATGtcaaataa
- the LOC101513310 gene encoding formin-like protein 18 isoform X2 has protein sequence MAMLRKLFFRKPPDGLLEICERVYVFDCCFTTEAWNEEKYKVYMDGIVGQLRENVPDASILVFNFREEETKSLMANIISEYDITIMDYPRHYEGCPVLKMELIHHFLRSSESWLSLGHHNVLLMHCERGGWLVLAFMLAALLIYRKVYSGEQRTLDMVYRQSPNELLHLLTPLNPIPSQLRYLQYVSRRNVALDWPPLDRALMLDCIILRFIPNFDGQGGCHPLFRIYGQDPFSADKSSKILYSTPRRSKNIRAYKQGECELIKIDINCHIQGDVVIESINLNDDMEHETMMFRVMFNTTFVRSNILMLNCDEIDVLWDAKDHFPKDFRAEILFSEMDAAASVIADGTSCFEEKEGLPIEAFATVQEIFNHVDWMNPKAEAALNVLQHISTSAIMNDKLDKVSDQHVETASSLRETGFKMPQRNSYEATQSRSSTKQPPNNDMSGKEDKTNKVDDIPQQANTSDIICQQTFCSSERRLDSSKCATGSSNIDIKLQASNLDSSGSVDASLSPGTPPLRPPSTAHAKEVQDSPAHKESPPRHILPLHSGHQSEDISYSPVSSSTPGTQLLSAFDSKSPAATVSRPSLSSVSSIQPSSLLSCRTPLNGIQPVKTRLESSPSQPPTPPPPPTPPLKDHKVITDGPLTPSPPPPPKKELLSAFNSTSTAANVSHPSLSSVSSILPSPPLSSKTPLNDILPDKTRLESSSSQPPTPPPPLKDHKVIRAGPPTPPPPPKKELLSAFHSKSQGATVSHPPLSSVSSIQPSPPLSSKTPLNDIPLVKTKLESFPSQSQTPPPPLKDHKVIRAGPPTPPPPPPSPPKKELHVEAGPPPTSPIPSPMNEQPHVRDGLSPPPPPLKAEQPATFKPPPPPPPPHHSREVASPTIAPPAPPPPPSATLSSGNPNPSSKKSPPAPPPPIPFGKEGLKPGSAFPMSLSVRSDGNNVSGTTGPQSSSPTGPKGRGLSPPKKELHVEAGPPPTSPIPSPMNEQPHVRDGLSPPPPPLKAEQPATFKPPPPPPPPHHSREVASPTIAPPAPPPPPSATLSSGNPNPSSKKSPPAPPPPIPFGKEGLKPGSAFPMSLSVRSDGNNVSGTTGPQSSSPTGPKGRGLSRTVGSKNNSKKLKPLHWMKLSRAVQGSLWDETQKSSEASKAPEIDMSELESLFSAAAPSSNTAKKSNVQSSVRPKSEKVQLVEHRRAYNCEIMLSKVKVPLRDLMGSVLALEESALDTDQVENLIKFCPTKEEMEIVKNYNGEKDKLGRCEQFFMELMKVPRVESKLRVFSFKIQFHSQVSDLRNSLNVVNAAAEEIRNSVKLKRIMQTILTLGNALNQGTARGSAIGFRLDSLLKLTETRARNNKMTLMHYLCKIQLKFLAEEMQAINKGLEKVVQELSTSENDGPISETFRKKLKVFLCSAEAEVRSLASIYSGVGRNVDVLILYFGEDPSRCTFEQVVTTLLNFTRMFNKAHEENCKQLELEMKKTAESEKKKCESERILPTAIRTGNVK, from the exons ATGGCTATGCTCCGCAAGTTGTTCTTTCGTAAGCCTCCTGATGGTCTCCTCGAGATCTGCGAGAGAGTTTACG TTTTTGATTGCTGTTTCACAACTGAAGCTTGGAATGAAGAGAAATATAAAGTGTACATGGACGGTATAGTTGGTCAGCTTAGAGAGAATGTGCCTGATGCTTCTATTTTGGTTTTCAATTTTCGTGAGGAAGAGACTAAGAGTTTGATGGCAAATATCATATCTGAGTACGATATTACTATAATGGACTATCCTAGGCACTATGAAGGTTGCCCTGTGCTCAAAATGGAGCTCATTCACCACTTTTTAAGGTCTAGTGAAAGCTGGCTTTCACTTGGTCACCACAATGTGTTGTTAATGCATTGTGAACGTGGTGGTTGGCTGGTTTTGGCTTTCATGTTGGCTGCATTGTTGATTTATCGAAAGGTTTATTCTGGGGAACAGAGGACTTTGGATATGGTTTATCGGCAGTCGCCGAACGAGCTTTTGCATTTGTTGACGCCACTGAATCCAATCCCTTCCCAACTGAGGTATCTGCAGTATGTTTCCAGGAGGAATGTGGCCTTAGATTGGCCTCCGCTCGACAGGGCACTCATGTTGGACTGCATCATTCTCAGATTCATCCCAAACTTTGATGGGCAAGGTGGTTGTCATCCGCTGTTTAGAATCTACGGACAGGATCCTTTTAGTGCAGATAAAAgttctaaaatattatactcAACGCCGAGGAGAAGCAAAAATATCCGGGCATACAAGCAG GGGGAGTGTGaactaattaaaattgatatcaATTGCCACATTCAAGGTGATGTCGTGATTGAGAGTATTAACTTGAATGATGATATGGAGCATGAAACGATGATGTTCCGAGTCATGTTCAACACAACTTTTGTTAGATCCAATATTTTGATGCTTAATTGCGATGAAATTGACGTTCTATGGGATGCTAAAGACCACTTTCCAAAAGATTTCAGAGCTGAG ATCCTTTTCTCAGAGATGGATGCTGCTGCATCAGTTATTGCAGATGGTACATCATGCTTTGAGGAGAAAGAGGGACTTCCGATTGAAGCATTTGCCACGGTTCAAGAGATCTTTAACCATGTGGACTGGATGAACCCAAAGGCAGAAGCTGCGTTGAATGTGCTCCAACATATAAGTACCTCTGCTATCATGAATGACAAGTTGGATAAAGTTTCTGATCAGCATGTGGAAACTGCCTCTTCTTTGCGTGAAACAGGTTTTAAAATGCCTCAGAGGAATTCCTATGAAGCAACACAGTCTCGGTCCTCAACTAAGCAACCCCCAAATAATGATATGAGTGGAAAAGAGGATAAGACAAACAAAGTAGATGATATTCCACAGCAGGCTAATACATCAGATATCATCTGTCAGCAGACATTCTGCTCATCTGAAAGAAGATTGGATTCCAGTAAATGTGCAACAGGGTCATCAAATATTGACATAAAACTGCAGGCATCCAATCTCGATTCATCTGGTTCAGTTGACGCTTCTCTCTCCCCTGGAACACCTCCTCTGCGGCCTCCATCGACTGCTCATGCCAAAGAAGTTCAAGATTCTCCTGCTCACAAAGAATCACCTCCTCGTCATATTTTGCCTTTACATTCAGGACATCAATCAGAAGACATAAGTTATTCACCTGTTTCTAGCTCTACACCTGGGACCCAACTATTATCTGCTTTCGACAGCAAGTCACCAGCTGCCACTGTTTCCCGTCCTTCACTTTCATCAGTTTCTTCAATTCAGCCATCCTCCCTGCTTTCTTGCAGAACACCTTTGAATGGCATTCAACCTGTCAAAACAAGACTTGAGTCTTCCCCTTCACAACCTCCAACTCCACCCCCTCCTCCTACCCCTCCACTAAAAGATCACAAAGTAATTACAGATGGACCTTTAACCCCATCCCCACCCCCTCCTCCCAAGAAGGAACTATTATCTGCTTTCAACAGTACGTCAACAGCTGCCAATGTTTCCCATCCTTCACTCTCATCAGTTTCTTCAATTCTGCCATCCCCCCCACTTTCTTCCAAAACACCTTTGAATGACATTCTACCTGACAAAACAAGACTTGAGTCTTCCTCTTCACAACCTCCAACTCCACCCCCTCCACTAAAAGACCACAAAGTAATTAGAGCTGGACCTCCAACCCCACCCCCTCCTCCAAAGAAGGAACTATTATCTGCTTTCCACAGTAAGTCACAAGGTGCCACTGTTTCTCATCCTCCACTTTCATCAGTTTCTTCAATTCAGCCATCCCCCCCACTTTCTTCCAAAACACCTCTAAATGACATTCCACTTGTCAAAACAAAACTTGAGTCTTTCCCATCACAATCTCAAACTCCACCCCCTCCACTTAAAGATCACAAAGTAATTAGAGCTGGACCTCCAACCCCACCCCCACCCCCTCCCTCACCTCCCAAGAAGGAACTACATGTTGAAGCTGGACCTCCTCCTACTTCTCCCATTCCATCTCCTATGAATGAACAGCCACATGTAAGAGATGGACTTTCTCCTCCGCCACCTCCTCTAAAAGCGGAGCAACCTGCTACGTTTAAGCCCCCACCACCTCCACCACCACCTCATCATTCAAGGGAAGTTGCTAGTCCTACTATAGCACCACCAGCACCGCCTCCACCTCCCTCTGCAACACTTTCCTCTGGCAACCCTAATCCTTCATCAAAAAAGTCTCCACCTGCTCCACCACCTCCAATTCCTTTTGGTAAAGAAGGTCTAAAACCAGGCAGTGCTTTTCCCATGTCTCTTTCTGTCAGAAGTGATGGAAATAATGTCTCGGGCACTACAGGACCTCAATCTAGTTCACCAACAGGACCAAAGGGACGAGGTCTATCACCTCCCAAGAAGGAACTACATGTTGAAGCTGGACCTCCTCCTACTTCTCCCATTCCATCTCCTATGAATGAACAGCCACATGTAAGAGATGGACTTTCTCCTCCGCCACCTCCTCTAAAAGCGGAGCAACCTGCTACGTTTAAGCCCCCACCACCTCCACCACCACCTCATCATTCAAGGGAAGTTGCTAGTCCTACTATAGCACCACCAGCACCGCCTCCACCTCCCTCTGCAACACTTTCCTCTGGCAACCCTAATCCTTCATCAAAAAAGTCTCCACCTGCTCCACCACCTCCAATTCCTTTTGGTAAAGAAGGTCTAAAACCAGGCAGTGCTTTTCCCATGTCTCTTTCTGTCAGAAGTGATGGAAATAATGTCTCGGGCACTACAGGACCTCAATCTAGTTCACCAACAGGACCAAAGGGACGAGGTCTATCACGTACGGTTGGGTCAAAGAATAACTCCAAAAAGTTGAAGCCGTTGCATTGGATGAAATTATCTAGAGCAGTGCAAGGAAGTTTGTGGGACGAGACACAAAAATCTAGTGAAGCTTCCAA AGCCCCAGAGATTGATATGTCAGAGCTCGAGAGTCTCTTCTCAGCAGCAGCCCCAAGTTCAAACACTGCCAAGAAGTCAAATGTCCAAAGCTCAGTTAGGCCTAAATCTGAGAAAGTGCAACTG GTTGAGCATAGGCGAGCATATAATTGTGAAATCATGCTTTCAAAAGTGAAGGTGCCATTGCGTGATTTAATG GGCTCAGTGTTAGCACTAGAAGAGTCAGCGCTAGATACTGATCAGGTTGAGAACCTCATAAAGTTTTGTCCTACGAAAGAGGAGATGGAAATAGTCAAG AATTATAACGGGGAAAAGGATAAATTAGGGAGATGCGAACAG TTCTTCATGGAGTTGATGAAAGTACCACGGGTAGAATCTAAGCTCAGAGTCTTTTCATTCAAGATTCAATTCCACTCTCAG GTTTCCGATCTTAGAAATAGCCTAAATGTTGTGAACGCTGCTGCAGAAGAG atCAGGAATTCTGTCAAATTAAAGAGAATAATGCAAACAATACTTACTCTAGGAAATGCTTTGAATCAAGGAACTGCCAGGG GTTCTGCTATTGGATTCAGATTAGATAGCCTTCTTAAACTCACGGAGACACGTGCAAGGAACAACAAAATGACTCTCATGCATTATCTTTGTAAG ATCCAATTGAAGTTTCTGGCAGAGGAGATGCAAGCAATAAACAAAGGGTTAGAGAAAGTTGTACAAGAGTTATCCACTTCTGAAAATGATGGTCCTATATCAGAAACATTCCGCAAG AAATTGAAAGTTTTCCTCTGTTCTGCTGAAGCTGAAGTCCGCTCATTGGCTTCAATATATTCTGGTGTG GGCAGGAACGTGGATGTGTTGATTCTTTATTTTGGTGAAGATCCATCTCGCTGTACATTTGAGCAAG TTGTCACAACTTTGCTCAACTTCACTCGAATGTTCAACAAAGCCCATGAAGAAAACTGCAAGCAGCTAGAGCTTGAAATGAAGAAAACAGCAGAAAGTGAGAAAAAGAAATGTGAATCAGAAAGGATATTACCAACAGCAATCCGGACTGGCAATGtcaaataa